In Ipomoea triloba cultivar NCNSP0323 chromosome 7, ASM357664v1, a single genomic region encodes these proteins:
- the LOC116026116 gene encoding uncharacterized protein LOC116026116, translating into MAAIHTSFSSLHSQCHSLCTIASQFPPHQFSLKQTSRNYQSWKLSRFLCRSSSDGNEDYFLDAPVSVGDGFSFSGGKYSDEPSPADEWFKQGRIVKAHPVNGSGEKAKDPIFGLTMGAGSQSSSDLFRWFCVESGTAYDSCIVLIHGFPSQAYSYRKVLPILSKSHHAIAFDWLGFGFSDKPQPKYGFDYTLDEYVSSLESVINALTTNKKVTLVVQGYFSPIVIKYASTHQEKVNSVILLNPPLTVKHANLPSTLSIFSNFLLGEIFSQDPLRASDKALLSCGPYQIKEEVAMVYRRPYLTSGSSGFALNALSRAMKKQLKGYVEEARGILTGKNWEVPTTVCWGQRDRWLSFDGVEDFCKESKLRLVELPMAGHHVQEDSGEEVGQVIAGIVGKKSRF; encoded by the exons ATGGCCGCCATTCATACCTCCTTCTCCTCCCTTCACTCCCAGTGCCACTCTCTGTGCACCATTGCTTCCCAGTTTCCCCCTCACCAATTCTCTCTCAAGCAAACCTCTCGAAACTACCAAAGTTGGAAACTTTCCCGGTTCCTTTGCCGATCAAGTAGCGATGGCAACGAG GATTATTTTTTGGATGCTCCCGTTTCTGTTGGTGATGGGTTTTCTTTCAGTGGAg GAAAGTATTCTGACGAGCCCAGTCCCGCAGATGAATGGTTCAAGCAGGGGAGAATT GTAAAAGCTCATCCAGTCAATGGAAGTGGTGAGAAGGCAAAAGACCCAATTTTTGGTCTTACAATGGGAGCTGGTTCACAGTCATCATCTGATCTTTTCAG ATGGTTTTGCGTTGAAAGTGGAACTGCTTACGATTCTTGCATTGTATTAATCCATGGGTTTCCCTCACAG GCATATTCTTATCGCAAAGTTCTCCCCATACTTTCAAAGAGCCACCATGCCATTGCATTTGATTGGCTAG GATTTGGATTTTCAGATAAGCCCCAGCCAAAATATGGATTTGACTACACATTGGATG AATATGTATCATCCTTGGAATCTGTAATTAACGCACTGACGACTAACAAAAAGGTTACCCTTGTAGTCCAG GGATATTTTTCGCCTATTGTTATCAAATACGCCAGCACTCATCAGGAAAAGGTGAACAGTGTCATACTTCTCAATCCTCCG TTGACAGTCAAGCATGCAAACCTGCCTTCAACCTTATCCATATTCAGCAATTTCTTGCTGGGGGAAATTTTTTCTCAG GATCCACTAAGGGCGAGTGACAAGGCATTGTTGAGCTGTGGTCCTTACCAAATAAAAGAAGAGGTAGCCATGGTATATAGGAGACCATATCTTACATCTGGATCTTCAGGGTTTGCGTTGAACGCACTAAGTAGGGCAATGAAGAAGCAGCTTAAG GGGTACGTTGAGGAAGCACGAGGGATACTCACGGGCAAAAATTGGGAAGTCCCAACAACAGTATGTTGGGGGCAAAGAGACCGTTGGCTAAGTTTTGATGGTGTAGAAGATTTCTGCAAAGAATCAAAGCTCCGACTAGTTGAGCTTCCCATG GCTGGTCATCATGTTCAAGAAGATAGCGGGGAAGAAGTAGGACAGGTGATTGCAGGAATTGTTGGCAAAAAAAGCAGATTCTGA
- the LOC116026052 gene encoding photosystem I reaction center subunit XI, chloroplastic, producing MATVASTMASQLKAASLTRGFGVPKGISGAPFKVLPSRRPSCFTVKAVQSEKPTFQVIQPLNGDPFIGSLETPVTSSPLIAWYLSNLPAYRTAVNPLLRGIEVGLAHGFLLVGPFVKAGPLRNTVYAGSAGSLAAGGLVVILSICMTMYGIASFKEGDASTAPGLTLTGRKKVPDPLQTADGWGKFTGGFFFGGISGVIWAYFLLYVLDLPYFVK from the exons ATGGCAACAGTTGCTTCCACCATGGCTAGCCAGCTCAAAGCTGCTTCTTTAACCAGAGGGTTTGGCGTTCCCAAGGGCATTTCTGGAGCCCCCTTCAAAGTTTTGCCTTCAAGAAGGCCTTCTTGCTTCACCGTCAAGGCTGTCCAAAGTGAAAAG CCAACTTTTCAAGTGATTCAGCCGCTGAACGGAGACCCATTCATCGGAAGCCTGGAAACGCCCGTAACGTCAAGCCCACTCATCGCCTGGTACCTCTCCAACTTGCCGGCCTACAGGACCGCCGTGAACCCACTTCTCCGGGGGATTGAAGTAGGGCTGGCCCACGGATTCCTCCTGGTGGGCCCATTCGTGAAGGCGGGCCCACTGAGAAACACGGTTTACGCCGGGAGCGCAGGGTCGTTGGCCGCCGGAGGGCTGGTTGTGATCCTCAGCATATGCATGACCATGTACGGTATCGCATCCTTCAAGGAGGGCGACGCGTCGACGGCGCCGGGGTTGACGTTGACCGGGAGGAAGAAGGTTCCTGACCCGCTGCAGACGGCGGATGGATGGGGCAAGTTCACCGGAGGGTTTTTCTTTGGCGGAATTTCGGGCGTCATCTGGGCTTACTTCCTCCTCTATGTCCTCGACCTCCCTTACTTTGTTAAGTAG